In Hamadaea flava, a genomic segment contains:
- a CDS encoding DUF72 domain-containing protein has protein sequence MLLIGTSGWQYRDWRGPFYPDDLAQARWLEYYAERFATVEVNNAFYRLPERSTFEQWRTRTPDGFCVAVKMSRYLTHVKRLADPAEPVARFLSRADALGDRLGPVLLQLPPTLRADPEALTETLRRFPKDVRVAVEPRHASWWTDDVRRVLEKHNAALSWADRGGRPVTPLWRTADFGYLRLHEGTARPRPRYGRTALKSWLDRVQDAFGRQSVYVYFNNDHGAAAIDNARTLERLARR, from the coding sequence GTGCTCCTCATCGGCACGTCCGGCTGGCAGTACCGGGATTGGCGCGGCCCGTTCTATCCGGACGACCTCGCCCAGGCGCGCTGGCTGGAGTACTACGCCGAGCGCTTCGCCACCGTCGAGGTCAACAACGCGTTCTATCGCCTGCCCGAGCGGTCGACTTTCGAGCAGTGGCGGACGCGTACGCCGGATGGGTTCTGCGTGGCGGTGAAGATGAGCCGCTATCTGACCCACGTGAAGCGGCTGGCCGACCCCGCCGAGCCGGTCGCGAGGTTCCTGAGCCGGGCGGACGCATTGGGCGACCGGCTCGGCCCGGTGCTGCTGCAACTGCCGCCGACCCTGCGGGCCGACCCTGAGGCGCTCACCGAGACGCTGCGGCGCTTCCCGAAGGACGTGCGGGTCGCCGTCGAGCCCCGGCACGCGTCGTGGTGGACCGACGACGTCCGGCGCGTCCTGGAGAAGCACAACGCCGCGCTGAGCTGGGCGGATCGCGGTGGACGCCCGGTCACGCCGCTGTGGCGTACGGCGGACTTCGGCTATCTGCGCCTGCACGAGGGGACGGCCCGGCCTCGACCGCGCTACGGGCGTACCGCGTTGAAGTCATGGCTGGACCGCGTCCAGGACGCGTTCGGCCGGCAGTCCGTCTACGTGTACTTCAACAACGATCACGGCGCGGCCGCGATCGACAACGCACGCACGCTGGAGCGCCTGGCTAGAAGGTGA
- a CDS encoding GtrA family protein, whose translation MTQTSPPMEAAPPAQERHPWIPAWLDDVPGVGRLAVTLLNDSRVRYLLAGGITAVISYAYFSVLFLLVGHHVHYLVTLTIANFLTTVTAYPIYQHGVYQAGQGGFAQFLRFYATCLWALVFGLVTMPLLVELVSMPVLVAQAIVIVVFPLINYPLQRRWAFGGGRR comes from the coding sequence GTGACTCAGACCAGCCCTCCGATGGAGGCCGCGCCACCAGCTCAGGAACGCCATCCCTGGATTCCGGCCTGGCTCGACGACGTGCCCGGCGTCGGCCGCCTCGCCGTCACGCTGCTCAACGACTCGCGCGTGCGCTACCTGCTCGCGGGCGGGATCACCGCCGTCATCTCGTACGCGTACTTCTCGGTGTTGTTCCTGCTGGTCGGCCACCACGTCCATTACCTGGTGACGCTGACGATCGCGAACTTCCTCACGACGGTCACGGCGTACCCGATCTATCAGCACGGCGTCTACCAAGCCGGGCAGGGCGGGTTCGCCCAGTTCCTGCGGTTCTACGCGACCTGTCTCTGGGCGCTGGTCTTCGGCCTGGTCACCATGCCACTGCTCGTCGAACTGGTCTCGATGCCGGTGCTGGTGGCCCAGGCCATCGTGATCGTCGTGTTCCCGCTGATCAACTACCCGCTGCAACGGCGCTGGGCATTCGGCGGCGGGCGCCGCTGA
- a CDS encoding discoidin domain-containing protein codes for MPRKRYLAALAAVLLTSSIAIVAQQADAADVLLSRNKPVTASSVESSAYAAQFAVDGDTASRWASVEGSDPQWIRVDLGSAVPISRVRLVWEAAYASAYRLEGSADASTWTTIKSVSGENGGTDDHSGLTATVRYVRVYGTQRGTAYGYSLFEFEVYGPGGQSATDYQAEDASLAQAAVATNHTGFTGTGFVDYVNVAGGWIQWTVTAASAGPATLTVRYANGTTANRPLDVTVNGAAAATGVAFAPTATWDTWATQTIPVTLVAGSNTVRATATASTGGPNVDKLTVGTAGSPGPTGSPSPNPSPSPSPTNNPGTQFTVAAAGDIAEQCTASTSSCQHPKTAALVTAMNPAFVLTMGDNQYDDARLSDFQNYFDKSWGAFKAKMHPAPGNHETYDPAGSMAGYKSYFGSIAYPQGKSYYSYDYGNWHFIALDSNTLTDSAQLTWLQNDLAGTTKGCVAAYWHHPLFSSGDHGNDPVSRQAWQLLYAAHADLVLNGHDHHYERFGPQSPTAAADPNGLVEVLGGMGGASPYDIVNVQPNSQKRLSGTFGVLKLSFTDTTFSWQLIGTDGAVKDTSPTYTCH; via the coding sequence GTGCCCAGAAAACGCTATCTCGCCGCCCTAGCCGCCGTCCTGCTCACTTCGTCGATAGCGATAGTCGCCCAGCAGGCCGATGCCGCCGACGTCTTGCTTTCCCGGAACAAGCCCGTAACCGCCTCGTCCGTCGAGTCTTCCGCGTACGCCGCGCAGTTCGCGGTCGACGGGGACACCGCGTCGCGTTGGGCCAGCGTCGAGGGTTCGGATCCGCAGTGGATCCGGGTCGATCTCGGCTCGGCGGTGCCGATCTCCCGTGTCCGGCTCGTCTGGGAGGCCGCGTACGCGTCGGCGTACCGGTTGGAGGGGTCGGCCGATGCCTCCACGTGGACCACGATCAAGTCGGTGTCCGGGGAGAACGGCGGCACCGACGATCATTCCGGTCTGACCGCCACCGTCCGGTACGTCCGGGTGTATGGGACCCAGCGCGGCACCGCGTACGGGTATTCGCTGTTCGAGTTCGAGGTTTACGGACCCGGTGGCCAGTCCGCCACGGACTATCAGGCCGAGGACGCCTCGTTGGCGCAGGCCGCGGTCGCCACCAACCACACCGGCTTCACCGGTACCGGTTTCGTGGACTACGTGAACGTCGCCGGTGGCTGGATACAGTGGACGGTCACTGCCGCCTCGGCCGGTCCGGCGACCCTCACCGTCCGATACGCCAACGGCACCACCGCGAACCGCCCGCTCGACGTCACGGTCAACGGGGCGGCCGCCGCGACGGGAGTGGCCTTCGCCCCGACCGCGACGTGGGACACCTGGGCGACGCAGACGATCCCGGTCACCCTGGTCGCCGGGAGCAACACCGTACGCGCGACCGCCACGGCGAGCACCGGCGGCCCGAACGTCGACAAACTCACCGTCGGCACCGCCGGAAGCCCCGGCCCGACCGGCAGCCCCAGTCCGAATCCGAGTCCGAGCCCGAGTCCGACGAACAACCCAGGGACCCAGTTCACCGTGGCCGCCGCCGGTGACATCGCCGAGCAGTGCACCGCGTCGACCAGCTCGTGCCAGCACCCGAAGACAGCCGCCCTGGTGACGGCGATGAACCCGGCGTTCGTGCTCACCATGGGCGACAACCAGTACGACGACGCCCGGCTGTCGGACTTCCAGAACTACTTCGACAAGTCCTGGGGCGCGTTCAAGGCCAAGATGCACCCGGCGCCGGGCAACCACGAGACCTACGACCCGGCCGGGTCCATGGCCGGCTACAAGTCCTACTTCGGGAGTATCGCGTACCCCCAGGGCAAGTCGTACTACAGCTACGACTACGGCAACTGGCATTTCATCGCGCTGGACTCGAACACGCTGACCGATTCGGCTCAGCTGACCTGGCTACAGAACGATCTGGCCGGCACCACGAAGGGGTGCGTGGCGGCGTACTGGCATCATCCGCTGTTCAGCTCCGGTGACCATGGCAACGACCCGGTCAGCCGGCAGGCCTGGCAACTCCTGTACGCCGCCCACGCCGACCTGGTCCTCAACGGGCACGATCACCACTACGAGCGGTTCGGCCCGCAGAGCCCGACCGCGGCCGCCGATCCGAATGGGCTCGTCGAAGTGCTCGGCGGCATGGGCGGGGCGTCCCCGTACGACATCGTCAACGTGCAGCCGAACAGCCAGAAGCGGCTGTCCGGGACGTTCGGCGTGCTGAAGCTCTCGTTCACCGACACGACCTTCTCGTGGCAGCTGATCGGGACCGACGGCGCGGTCAAGGACACCAGCCCGACGTACACCTGCCACTGA
- a CDS encoding glycosyltransferase family 2 protein: MSVSVVIPCYRSEKTLPALVERLHPVLAQQPGEYEIILVVDGSPDNTWQVAADLAQLHERTRAIRLARNYGQHNAIVAGVRAARFDVIVTMDDDLQHPPEEIPRLLTALEDDVDLVYGVSVEEEHKVGRNIGSRGLKAALTLGLGVPDARNLSAFRAFRSFLRGGFDLITGPHLSIDVALSWTTTRIVGVAVRMEHRQEGESGYTLRTLVARAVDIAVGYSVRPLRIVTYVGFLVGLAGLALVGRLLWLYFTGNTTVAGFTTIATVVAIFASVQMIAIGVLGEYVGRIHSHGMGRPTYVIRDRVGLASTPAQREAEQQTVVR; the protein is encoded by the coding sequence ATGTCCGTTTCCGTCGTCATTCCCTGCTACCGGTCGGAGAAGACGCTCCCCGCGCTGGTCGAGCGGCTCCACCCGGTCCTGGCGCAACAGCCGGGCGAATACGAGATCATCCTCGTCGTGGACGGCAGCCCCGACAACACCTGGCAGGTCGCGGCCGACCTCGCCCAGCTGCACGAGCGCACCCGCGCGATCCGGCTCGCCCGCAACTACGGCCAGCACAACGCGATCGTGGCCGGCGTACGCGCCGCGCGGTTCGACGTGATCGTCACGATGGACGACGACCTCCAGCACCCGCCGGAGGAGATCCCACGCCTGCTCACGGCGCTGGAGGACGACGTCGACCTGGTCTACGGCGTCTCCGTCGAGGAGGAGCACAAGGTCGGGCGCAACATCGGCTCCCGTGGTCTCAAGGCGGCCCTGACGCTCGGGCTCGGCGTACCGGACGCCCGCAACCTCAGCGCCTTCCGTGCGTTCCGCTCCTTCCTGCGCGGCGGGTTCGACCTCATCACCGGTCCGCACCTGTCGATCGACGTTGCGCTGTCCTGGACGACGACCCGGATCGTGGGCGTCGCGGTCCGGATGGAGCACCGCCAGGAAGGCGAGTCCGGCTACACGCTGCGTACGCTCGTCGCTCGAGCCGTCGACATCGCGGTGGGCTACTCGGTGCGGCCGTTGCGGATCGTCACGTATGTCGGATTCCTCGTGGGCCTCGCCGGCCTGGCTCTCGTCGGCCGTCTGCTCTGGCTCTACTTCACGGGGAACACGACGGTCGCCGGGTTCACCACCATCGCCACGGTGGTCGCCATCTTCGCCTCGGTCCAGATGATCGCCATCGGTGTGCTGGGCGAGTACGTCGGGCGCATCCACTCGCACGGCATGGGCCGGCCCACCTATGTGATCCGCGACCGGGTCGGCCTCGCCTCGACGCCCGCGCAGCGTGAGGCCGAGCAGCAGACGGTCGTCCGCTGA
- the rffA gene encoding dTDP-4-amino-4,6-dideoxygalactose transaminase — MQDNPLPIPFNRPFVTGQETAYMTEAMTNGPLSGDGPFTKRASALLTEIVGATSALLTTSCTHALEMSAILLDLQPGDEVILPSFTFCSTANAYALRGAIPVFVDCRPDTLNIDERLIEAAITERTKAIVVVHYAGVACEMDAIGDLARRHGLVVIEDNAHGLGGFYHGQPLGSIGAMATQSFHETKNVHCGEGGALVFGDAEFHDRAEIIREKGTNRGQFFRGMVDKYRWIDVGSSYLPSDLLAAFLCAQLEEFKEIQAQRMAVWNHYHAELAGWAREQGVTQPTVPADRVHPAHLYYLLLPDLDNRQAMLAHLKERGVQATFHYQPLHSAPAGVQYGRAPEEGCPVTDATADRLLRLPLFAGLRPEELTRITEAVLEFRVR; from the coding sequence GTGCAGGACAACCCTTTGCCCATCCCGTTCAACCGGCCCTTCGTCACCGGTCAAGAGACGGCGTACATGACCGAGGCGATGACCAACGGGCCGCTGTCCGGCGACGGGCCGTTCACCAAACGGGCGTCGGCCTTGCTGACCGAGATCGTCGGAGCAACCTCCGCCTTGCTGACCACGTCGTGCACGCACGCGCTGGAGATGTCGGCCATCCTGCTCGATCTGCAGCCGGGCGACGAGGTGATCCTGCCCTCGTTCACGTTCTGCTCCACCGCCAACGCGTACGCCCTGCGCGGCGCGATCCCCGTGTTCGTGGACTGCCGCCCGGACACCCTCAACATCGACGAGCGCCTGATCGAGGCGGCGATCACCGAGCGGACGAAGGCGATCGTCGTCGTCCACTACGCCGGGGTGGCCTGCGAGATGGACGCCATCGGCGACCTCGCCCGCCGGCACGGGCTGGTCGTGATCGAGGACAACGCGCACGGCCTGGGCGGCTTCTACCACGGTCAGCCGCTCGGCTCGATCGGCGCGATGGCCACCCAGAGCTTCCACGAGACCAAGAACGTCCACTGCGGCGAGGGCGGCGCGCTGGTCTTCGGCGACGCCGAGTTCCACGACCGCGCGGAGATCATCCGGGAGAAGGGCACCAACCGGGGCCAGTTCTTCCGCGGCATGGTCGACAAGTACCGCTGGATCGACGTCGGCTCCAGCTACCTGCCGTCCGACCTGCTCGCGGCGTTCCTGTGCGCGCAGCTGGAGGAGTTCAAGGAGATCCAGGCGCAGCGCATGGCGGTCTGGAACCACTACCACGCCGAGCTGGCCGGCTGGGCCCGCGAACAGGGCGTCACCCAGCCGACGGTCCCCGCCGACCGGGTGCACCCGGCGCACCTCTACTACCTGCTGCTCCCGGACCTGGACAACCGGCAGGCCATGCTCGCCCACCTGAAGGAGCGGGGCGTCCAGGCGACGTTCCACTACCAGCCGCTGCACTCGGCCCCGGCCGGCGTGCAGTACGGCCGCGCGCCGGAGGAGGGCTGCCCGGTCACCGACGCGACCGCCGACCGGCTGCTCCGCCTGCCGCTGTTCGCCGGGTTGCGGCCGGAGGAGCTGACCCGGATCACCGAGGCGGTCCTGGAGTTCCGGGTCCGCTGA
- a CDS encoding NADP-dependent oxidoreductase: protein MRAIAVTALGGPEVLHVVDLPDPAAGPGQVLVRVRAACVQPADAAARVGRLPGGPVPPPFLPGWDFAGDVVAVGATDSRFHVGDRVVGLVPWHLTRGTPGSYAQLVAADVDWLTELPTALDYATASTLPLNGQTASQAVRMLAGDGPLLVVGASGGVGGFAVQLARQAGRRVLAVANDHDQDWVREIGADEVVTRSAGPAALGQAPAVFDAVPVGAAAANATKDGGVLVTTRPTEPVDPARGVRRQVVLIRPDQRVLRDLVTAAAVGRLRTRVAATIPFERAAEAHRIMATGGLPGKVVLTF from the coding sequence ATGCGCGCGATCGCGGTGACTGCGCTGGGCGGACCGGAGGTTCTGCACGTCGTGGACCTGCCCGATCCAGCCGCCGGGCCAGGCCAGGTGCTGGTCCGGGTGCGGGCGGCGTGCGTACAGCCGGCCGACGCGGCGGCCCGGGTCGGCCGGCTCCCGGGCGGACCGGTTCCGCCGCCGTTCCTGCCGGGCTGGGACTTCGCCGGCGACGTGGTCGCCGTCGGCGCGACGGACAGCCGGTTCCACGTCGGCGACCGCGTCGTGGGGCTCGTGCCGTGGCACCTCACACGCGGCACGCCTGGCTCATACGCCCAGCTCGTTGCGGCTGACGTCGACTGGCTCACCGAACTGCCCACCGCGCTCGACTATGCGACAGCGTCGACCCTCCCGCTCAACGGCCAGACCGCGAGCCAAGCCGTGCGCATGCTCGCGGGCGACGGCCCGCTGCTGGTCGTGGGGGCGAGCGGCGGCGTGGGCGGCTTCGCGGTCCAGCTCGCCCGCCAGGCCGGTCGGCGCGTGCTGGCCGTGGCCAACGACCATGATCAGGATTGGGTACGCGAGATCGGCGCGGACGAGGTCGTCACGCGGTCGGCGGGGCCGGCCGCGCTGGGTCAGGCGCCCGCGGTGTTCGACGCCGTCCCGGTCGGCGCGGCGGCGGCGAACGCGACGAAGGACGGCGGAGTGCTCGTCACGACCCGGCCGACCGAGCCGGTCGATCCGGCGCGAGGCGTACGCCGGCAGGTCGTGCTCATCCGGCCGGACCAGCGCGTACTGCGGGATCTGGTGACGGCCGCGGCGGTCGGGCGGCTGCGTACGCGGGTCGCGGCGACGATCCCGTTCGAGCGGGCCGCCGAGGCGCATCGCATCATGGCGACGGGCGGGCTGCCGGGCAAGGTCGTGCTCACCTTCTAG
- a CDS encoding TIGR03089 family protein yields the protein MSDVLTYYDDKSGERVSLSAADLGVWAGRTADLLTGECRLRRGDRAGVLLPPHWLTAAVLLGVWSVGVSVDYRGYATAGLGDPGGPYDVVFAAPDRVRSILEDVPEANWQFVVGSPVPEGYLDFVALVEQRDAVTPAYQEILGNDPASVDGTTYGAWEQLARGTAAAMGIQPGDRVLIDAAEHDHPVKWLLAPMTVGASVVLCANLDPALVASRVEAEGITRVLGAVPETSRH from the coding sequence ATGTCTGATGTGCTGACGTACTACGACGACAAGTCCGGTGAGCGGGTCTCGCTGTCGGCGGCCGACCTCGGGGTCTGGGCCGGGCGTACGGCGGATCTGCTCACCGGCGAGTGCCGGTTGCGCCGGGGCGACCGGGCCGGCGTACTGCTCCCACCGCACTGGCTGACCGCCGCCGTGCTGCTGGGAGTCTGGTCGGTCGGGGTCAGCGTCGACTATCGCGGGTACGCGACCGCCGGGCTCGGTGATCCCGGCGGTCCCTACGACGTCGTGTTCGCCGCCCCGGATCGCGTACGCAGCATCCTGGAGGACGTGCCCGAGGCGAACTGGCAGTTCGTCGTCGGGTCGCCCGTGCCGGAGGGCTACCTGGACTTCGTCGCGCTCGTCGAGCAGCGCGACGCGGTGACGCCGGCCTATCAGGAGATCCTCGGCAACGACCCGGCGAGCGTCGACGGCACGACGTACGGGGCCTGGGAACAGCTGGCCCGGGGAACGGCGGCGGCGATGGGCATTCAGCCCGGCGACCGGGTGCTGATCGACGCGGCCGAGCACGACCACCCGGTGAAGTGGCTGCTGGCCCCGATGACCGTCGGCGCGTCCGTCGTCCTGTGCGCCAACCTCGACCCGGCCCTGGTGGCGAGCCGGGTCGAGGCGGAGGGGATCACCCGGGTGCTCGGAGCCGTACCGGAGACGTCCCGCCACTGA
- a CDS encoding ABC transporter ATP-binding protein, giving the protein MSTPTIEVSDLRKAYGEVKAVDGVSFEVQSGEFFGILGPNGAGKTTTLEMIEGLREPDSGRIAVLGESPWPRNPKLLPRIGVQLQASAFFERLTAREQIRTFASLYGVSAKQADEWLAIVGLEDMGNLPHEKLSGGQQQRLSIACALAHSPDVVFLDEPTSGLDPQARRNLWDVLRGINEQGRTVVLTTHYLDEAESLCDRVAIMDHGQILQSGPPAVLVRELDAPTRIAIESGIITLAEAQALANGAELDDDGVSLTFATRQPAPILAALAERDALRGLSVRGATLEDVFLNLTGREYRA; this is encoded by the coding sequence ATGTCAACACCCACCATCGAGGTCAGCGACCTTCGAAAGGCGTACGGCGAGGTGAAAGCCGTCGACGGGGTCTCCTTCGAGGTCCAGTCGGGGGAGTTCTTCGGCATCCTCGGCCCGAACGGCGCTGGCAAGACCACCACCTTGGAGATGATCGAGGGTCTCCGGGAGCCGGACTCCGGCCGGATCGCCGTCCTCGGCGAGAGCCCCTGGCCGCGCAACCCGAAGCTGCTGCCGCGCATCGGCGTACAGCTCCAGGCGAGCGCGTTCTTCGAGCGGCTGACCGCGCGGGAGCAGATCCGGACCTTCGCCTCGCTGTACGGCGTATCGGCGAAGCAGGCCGACGAGTGGCTGGCGATCGTGGGCCTCGAAGACATGGGCAACCTGCCGCACGAGAAGCTCTCGGGCGGTCAGCAGCAGCGGCTGTCGATCGCGTGCGCGTTGGCCCACAGTCCCGACGTGGTGTTCCTCGACGAGCCGACCTCGGGCCTCGATCCGCAGGCGCGCCGCAATCTGTGGGACGTCCTGCGCGGCATCAACGAGCAGGGCCGGACGGTCGTGCTGACCACGCACTACCTCGACGAGGCCGAGTCGCTCTGCGACCGGGTCGCGATCATGGACCACGGCCAGATCCTCCAGTCGGGGCCGCCCGCGGTGCTGGTACGCGAGCTGGACGCGCCGACTCGCATCGCCATCGAGAGCGGCATCATCACGCTGGCCGAGGCGCAGGCGCTGGCCAACGGGGCCGAGCTGGACGACGACGGCGTCTCGCTGACGTTCGCCACCCGGCAGCCCGCCCCGATCCTCGCGGCGCTCGCCGAGCGCGACGCCCTGCGCGGGCTGTCCGTCCGCGGCGCGACCCTCGAAGACGTCTTCCTCAACCTGACCGGACGGGAGTACCGCGCGTGA
- a CDS encoding MFS transporter yields the protein MYVTVDRDLPAPGRRALRAVPATVFALGAVSLVTDVSSEMVTAVLPLYLALTLGLTPLQLGLADALSFGVTAVLRPIGGRISDRWRAKPVAVFGYALSAAAKVGVLLAGAAIGPLAAAIVADRTGKGLRTAPRDAMIAAAVPAERQGTAFGVHRAMDTLGALLGPLAALAVLAATGGAYRAVFGVSFCVAVFGVGVLLLHVRDSPQRTEAPGPMWAILRDRSLRRICLAAAGLGLFTVSDFFVYLLLQRSGAVPIHYFPLLPLGTAAIYLLFAVPLGKLADTRRVRVLLGGHLALVAATLLLAGTPSAAVALVGVLALHGLFYAATDGVLMALAAPQLPADGRTTGLALIQTVQAAARFVSSLAVGALWTAWGERTALLVMAVGLVGAIAGAARVLR from the coding sequence ATGTACGTCACCGTCGACCGGGATCTCCCGGCACCGGGACGGCGTGCGCTGCGCGCCGTCCCGGCCACCGTGTTCGCCCTCGGCGCGGTCAGCCTGGTCACCGACGTCTCCTCGGAGATGGTCACCGCCGTGCTGCCGCTCTATCTCGCGCTCACGCTCGGCCTCACCCCGCTGCAACTCGGCCTCGCCGACGCGCTCTCCTTCGGCGTCACAGCGGTGCTCCGGCCGATCGGCGGCCGGATCTCCGACCGGTGGCGGGCCAAACCGGTGGCCGTTTTCGGCTACGCGCTCTCGGCGGCGGCGAAGGTCGGCGTACTGCTGGCGGGGGCGGCGATCGGGCCGCTGGCCGCTGCCATCGTCGCCGACCGCACCGGGAAAGGACTGCGTACCGCACCTCGGGACGCGATGATCGCCGCCGCGGTGCCGGCCGAGCGGCAGGGGACGGCGTTCGGCGTACACCGGGCGATGGACACGCTGGGGGCGCTGCTCGGCCCGCTGGCCGCGCTCGCCGTCCTGGCCGCGACGGGCGGCGCGTACCGGGCGGTCTTCGGCGTGAGCTTCTGCGTCGCCGTGTTCGGCGTCGGCGTGCTGCTCCTGCACGTCCGGGACAGTCCACAGCGGACCGAGGCACCGGGTCCGATGTGGGCGATCCTGCGCGACCGGTCGCTGCGGCGAATCTGCCTGGCCGCGGCCGGCCTCGGGCTGTTCACCGTCAGCGACTTCTTCGTCTACCTCCTCCTGCAACGCTCCGGCGCGGTGCCCATCCACTATTTCCCGCTGCTCCCGCTGGGCACGGCCGCGATCTACCTCCTGTTCGCGGTACCGCTCGGCAAGCTGGCCGACACCCGTCGCGTGCGGGTCCTGCTCGGCGGCCATCTCGCCCTGGTCGCCGCCACTCTCCTGCTTGCGGGTACGCCCAGCGCAGCGGTCGCGCTGGTCGGTGTGCTGGCCCTCCATGGGCTCTTCTACGCCGCCACCGACGGAGTGCTGATGGCGTTGGCGGCTCCGCAGTTGCCCGCCGATGGGCGTACCACTGGATTGGCGCTGATCCAGACGGTGCAGGCGGCCGCCCGGTTCGTCTCGTCGCTCGCGGTCGGCGCGTTGTGGACCGCGTGGGGTGAGCGGACGGCGCTGCTGGTGATGGCGGTCGGCCTGGTCGGCGCGATCGCGGGCGCGGCGCGGGTGCTGCGATGA
- a CDS encoding FMN-dependent NADH-azoreductase yields MSKLLHISASPRGDQSESLALGETFLATYREVNPGAEVDTWDLWDGTLPQFGPAAAHAKMTIFAGGTPTGDQAEAWDAARAAFQRFDAYDRYLFTVPMWNSGVPYILKQFIDVVSQPGMVFSFDPEAGYTGLLRGKKAAVIYTGAVYGDDRGRAFGTDHQQPFFHDWLEWAGITDVTEVAFRPNLATADPTTGRTQARATTTDLAKTF; encoded by the coding sequence GTGAGCAAGCTTCTGCACATCTCCGCCTCACCCCGGGGCGACCAGTCCGAGTCGCTCGCCCTCGGCGAGACATTCCTGGCGACCTATCGCGAGGTGAATCCGGGTGCCGAGGTCGACACCTGGGATCTCTGGGACGGCACGCTGCCGCAGTTCGGGCCGGCCGCCGCGCACGCCAAGATGACGATCTTCGCCGGCGGTACGCCCACCGGTGACCAGGCCGAAGCCTGGGACGCCGCCCGCGCCGCGTTCCAGCGCTTCGACGCCTACGACCGGTACCTGTTCACCGTTCCGATGTGGAACAGCGGGGTGCCTTACATCCTCAAGCAGTTCATCGACGTCGTGAGCCAGCCGGGCATGGTCTTCTCCTTCGACCCCGAGGCCGGCTACACCGGTCTGCTACGCGGGAAGAAGGCCGCCGTGATCTACACCGGCGCGGTGTACGGCGACGACCGCGGGCGCGCCTTCGGCACCGACCACCAGCAGCCGTTCTTCCACGACTGGCTCGAGTGGGCCGGGATCACCGACGTCACCGAGGTCGCCTTCCGCCCCAACCTGGCCACCGCCGACCCCACCACCGGCCGAACCCAAGCCCGCGCCACCACAACCGACCTAGCCAAAACCTTCTAA
- a CDS encoding ABC transporter permease: MTSFVSLSKAMALGFVRDKTATFFTILFPLMFLIVFGALFKDTGTSKTEVLQVGSVALLDQIPAEGRADVDQVLKITKTDDLAAALEKVRAGDSDAAIEQQGGKVVVHYSAADQVKAATVRGIMESIVQQGNLAAAGVSTPALSLSAEPVEDKSMKAIQYMTPGLLGWAIASGATFGAALTLVSWRQKKILRRLRLSPVSVASIVTARVGVSIGIALLQSAIFIGVALLPVFGLQLSSYWWAFIPIMIAGTLAFLSIGLLAGAVSKTPESASAIANLVVLPMAFLSGSFFPLDSAPGWLKTVSNLLPLKHLVTSMQDVMVRGQSPSVTLPAIGILLGFTVVVTGAAALLFKWDDV; the protein is encoded by the coding sequence GTGACCAGTTTCGTCAGCCTCTCCAAGGCGATGGCGCTCGGCTTCGTGCGCGACAAGACCGCCACCTTCTTCACCATCCTGTTCCCGCTGATGTTCCTCATCGTCTTCGGCGCGCTGTTCAAGGACACCGGGACGTCGAAGACCGAGGTGCTCCAGGTCGGCTCGGTCGCGCTGCTGGACCAGATCCCGGCCGAGGGTCGGGCTGACGTGGACCAGGTTCTCAAGATCACGAAGACGGACGACCTGGCGGCCGCACTGGAGAAGGTTCGCGCCGGCGACTCCGACGCCGCCATCGAGCAGCAGGGCGGCAAGGTCGTCGTGCACTACTCGGCGGCCGACCAGGTCAAGGCGGCCACCGTACGCGGGATCATGGAGAGCATCGTCCAGCAGGGCAACCTGGCCGCGGCCGGGGTCTCGACGCCCGCGCTGTCGTTGTCGGCCGAACCGGTCGAGGACAAGTCGATGAAAGCCATCCAGTACATGACGCCGGGCCTGCTGGGCTGGGCGATCGCCAGCGGCGCGACCTTCGGCGCGGCGCTGACGCTGGTGTCCTGGCGGCAGAAGAAGATCCTGCGGCGGCTGCGGCTGTCGCCGGTCTCGGTCGCGTCGATCGTCACTGCCCGGGTCGGCGTCAGCATCGGCATCGCGCTGCTCCAGTCGGCCATCTTCATCGGCGTCGCGCTGCTACCGGTCTTCGGGTTACAACTGTCGTCCTACTGGTGGGCCTTCATCCCGATCATGATCGCGGGCACGCTGGCGTTCCTCTCGATCGGGCTGCTCGCCGGGGCGGTGTCCAAGACGCCGGAGTCGGCCAGCGCCATCGCCAACCTGGTCGTGCTGCCGATGGCGTTCCTGTCGGGCTCCTTCTTCCCGCTCGACTCCGCGCCCGGCTGGCTGAAGACGGTCTCGAACCTGCTGCCGTTGAAGCACCTGGTCACCTCGATGCAGGACGTGATGGTCCGCGGGCAGTCGCCGTCGGTGACCCTCCCGGCGATCGGCATCCTCCTCGGCTTCACCGTGGTGGTGACCGGCGCGGCCGCCCTGCTCTTCAAGTGGGACGATGTCTGA